The proteins below come from a single Bacteroidota bacterium genomic window:
- a CDS encoding efflux RND transporter periplasmic adaptor subunit → MPLWTKRLLFLLVGLVLVGLLAWPKLGGAGDETGPAAGSGPPTADVTAYIAEATPMRDRIRATGSLQADEAVDLAAEASGRVTDILFREGSRVGAGQLLLRINSAELRAQRERVRTQIDLATTREGRQRRLLEIGGVSQDEYDGALGELNVLRAELALIDAQIARTEVRAPFGGVIGLRYVSEGAFVSPQTRIASLQRLSPMKLEFSVPERYAGEVALGDAVRFTVAGAEAPARAEVYAVEPRVDLATRTLQIRARVPNPEGTLLPGAFADIELLLGEIPDAVPVPAMAVISEMGGRRVWTVEGGKARPHLVETGIRTEQAVQIVTGIAPGDSVITSGLQAIRAGQPVRVTGTDPTIDAASPPRATIPIR, encoded by the coding sequence ATGCCCCTCTGGACCAAACGACTCCTCTTCCTGCTCGTCGGGCTGGTGCTCGTGGGCCTCTTGGCCTGGCCGAAGCTGGGCGGTGCCGGCGACGAGACCGGACCTGCTGCCGGCAGCGGCCCCCCGACGGCCGACGTGACCGCCTACATCGCCGAGGCGACCCCGATGCGTGACCGCATCCGCGCCACCGGCAGCCTGCAAGCCGACGAGGCCGTCGACCTCGCCGCCGAGGCGTCGGGACGGGTGACGGACATCCTCTTTCGCGAGGGAAGCCGCGTCGGCGCGGGCCAGCTCCTGCTGCGGATCAACAGCGCCGAGTTGCGGGCGCAGCGCGAGCGCGTCCGTACCCAGATCGACCTCGCCACGACGCGCGAGGGCCGGCAGCGCAGGCTGCTCGAGATCGGCGGCGTCAGCCAGGACGAGTACGACGGCGCGCTCGGCGAGCTGAATGTGCTCCGCGCCGAGCTGGCGCTCATCGACGCGCAGATCGCCCGGACCGAGGTGCGCGCCCCGTTCGGCGGGGTGATCGGGCTGCGCTACGTGAGCGAGGGCGCGTTCGTCTCGCCCCAGACGCGGATCGCCTCGCTCCAGCGCCTCAGCCCGATGAAGCTGGAGTTCTCCGTCCCCGAGCGCTACGCCGGGGAGGTCGCGCTCGGCGACGCCGTGCGGTTCACCGTCGCCGGGGCGGAGGCGCCGGCCCGCGCCGAGGTCTACGCCGTCGAGCCGCGCGTGGACCTCGCCACGCGGACGCTCCAGATCCGCGCCCGCGTCCCCAACCCCGAAGGCACGCTCCTCCCCGGCGCCTTCGCCGACATCGAACTCCTGCTTGGCGAGATCCCCGACGCCGTCCCCGTCCCCGCGATGGCCGTGATCTCCGAGATGGGCGGGCGGCGCGTGTGGACGGTCGAGGGCGGCAAGGCGCGGCCCCACCTCGTCGAGACCGGCATCCGCACCGAGCAGGCCGTGCAGATCGTCACCGGCATCGCCCCCGGCGACAGCGTGATCACGAGCGGCCTCCAGGCGATCCGCGCCGGCCAGCCCGTCCGCGTCACCGGCACCGACCCCACGATTGACGCCGCCTCCCCACCCCGCGCCACGATACCCATTCGCTGA
- a CDS encoding four helix bundle protein — MHFKELGVYGLAVELRKEVFVASKAWPKAERYALTDQARRASRSVSANLGEAWAKRRYPRHFVSKLTDALGEAEETGVWLDVALECGYLDQSQHDALSATCRRIAAGLVKMARHPDPWCGPSTLVREDAAPYSDLNGTNGADEHDGLP; from the coding sequence ATGCACTTTAAGGAGCTTGGGGTTTACGGGTTGGCGGTCGAGCTGCGGAAGGAGGTTTTCGTGGCCTCGAAGGCGTGGCCGAAGGCGGAGCGGTATGCCCTGACCGATCAGGCGCGGCGGGCCTCGCGCAGCGTCTCGGCCAACCTCGGCGAAGCGTGGGCGAAGCGGCGCTATCCCCGGCACTTCGTGAGTAAGCTCACCGACGCCCTCGGTGAGGCAGAGGAAACCGGCGTCTGGCTCGACGTGGCGCTCGAATGCGGCTACCTTGACCAAAGCCAGCACGACGCACTCTCGGCAACGTGCCGTCGCATCGCCGCAGGCCTCGTGAAGATGGCCCGCCACCCCGACCCGTGGTGCGGCCCGTCCACCCTCGTCCGCGAAGATGCGGCTCCCTACAGCGATCTGAACGGCACGAACGGAGCGGACGAGCACGACGGTCTCCCCTAA
- a CDS encoding ATP-binding protein, giving the protein MEPSVDARPLANLTSAGPVPVDEIRQVAEFEGLSEAVYDWLAEHATYYEVPVGERVFRSGQEADSMVIVLGGAIQLVLDVGGQPILYDTFEAGRVVGVLPYSRMTHYTGSGLVVEPVRMVVVQKADFPAMLETSEELGRRLVALMSDRVREATRSQQQREKMMALGKLSAGLAHELNNPAAAIRRSAAELGERVAQLPELVARMTQHAVTAEQVRQASDIRATAKPAPDLSTVERGEQEDDLADRLEALGVDDGWRLAEVLVDAGFTAGCLDDIAGGIPDVAVPDVLRWIEGGLAADRLLAEIESAASRISGLVGSVKSYSHMDQAPACEATDVPTGIDSTVTMLGHKIKKQGVRFVRTIPSDLPRIPAYAGALNQVWTNLLDNALDAAGEGGTIEVAAEVAGEYLCVSVIDDGAGVPEDIQSRIFEPFFTTKGVGEGTGLGLDVVQRIVVKQHRGTLDLESEPGRTVFTVCLPLDEGG; this is encoded by the coding sequence ATGGAACCCTCCGTCGACGCACGGCCCCTCGCCAACCTGACCTCGGCCGGTCCCGTACCAGTGGACGAGATTCGGCAGGTCGCCGAGTTCGAAGGGCTGTCCGAGGCCGTGTACGACTGGCTCGCCGAGCACGCGACCTACTACGAGGTGCCGGTCGGCGAGCGGGTCTTCCGCAGTGGGCAGGAGGCCGACTCGATGGTCATCGTCCTCGGCGGGGCGATCCAACTCGTGCTCGACGTGGGCGGGCAGCCGATCCTCTACGACACGTTCGAGGCGGGGCGCGTCGTCGGGGTGCTGCCGTACTCGAGGATGACGCACTACACCGGGTCGGGCCTCGTCGTCGAGCCGGTGCGGATGGTGGTCGTCCAGAAGGCAGACTTCCCGGCGATGCTGGAGACGAGCGAGGAACTCGGCCGCCGCTTGGTGGCGCTGATGAGCGACCGGGTGCGCGAGGCGACGCGGAGCCAGCAGCAGCGCGAGAAGATGATGGCCCTTGGCAAGCTCTCGGCCGGCCTCGCCCACGAGCTGAACAACCCCGCCGCCGCCATTCGCCGCTCCGCCGCCGAACTCGGGGAGCGGGTGGCGCAGCTTCCCGAACTCGTCGCCCGGATGACGCAGCACGCCGTCACCGCCGAGCAGGTCCGCCAGGCCAGCGACATCCGCGCCACGGCCAAGCCCGCGCCCGACCTCTCGACCGTCGAGCGGGGCGAGCAGGAAGACGACCTCGCCGACCGGCTCGAAGCCCTCGGCGTGGACGACGGCTGGCGCCTGGCCGAGGTCCTCGTCGACGCCGGCTTCACCGCCGGGTGCCTGGACGACATCGCGGGCGGCATCCCGGACGTGGCCGTGCCCGACGTGCTCCGCTGGATCGAGGGCGGCCTCGCTGCCGACCGCCTCTTGGCCGAGATCGAGTCGGCCGCCTCGCGCATCTCGGGCCTCGTCGGCTCGGTGAAGTCCTACTCGCACATGGACCAGGCCCCTGCCTGCGAAGCTACCGATGTGCCGACCGGCATCGACTCGACCGTGACGATGCTCGGGCACAAGATCAAGAAGCAGGGCGTCCGCTTCGTCCGCACGATCCCCAGCGACCTCCCGCGCATCCCGGCCTACGCGGGCGCGCTCAACCAGGTCTGGACCAACCTCCTCGACAACGCGCTCGACGCCGCCGGCGAAGGGGGCACGATTGAGGTTGCCGCCGAGGTGGCGGGGGAGTACCTCTGCGTCTCCGTGATCGACGACGGGGCGGGCGTCCCCGAGGACATCCAGTCGCGCATCTTCGAGCCGTTTTTCACCACAAAGGGCGTCGGCGAGGGGACCGGCCTCGGGCTCGACGTGGTGCAGCGGATCGTCGTCAAGCAGCACCGCGGCACGCTCGACCTGGAGTCCGAGCCCGGGCGGACGGTGTTCACGGTCTGCCTGCCCCTCGACGAGGGGGGCTAG
- a CDS encoding efflux RND transporter permease subunit: MTLYALSIRRPVLATVFSLAIVLFGALGFSSLGVREYPAVDPPVISVSTSYRGANADVIDAQITEPLEEQINGIDGIRTLTSQSSDGSSNIRVEFDLGTDLERAANDVRDRVSRAVGNLPPDADPPRVAKSDADGDPIVFLNIASDERSLLELSDLAENLFKERLQTISGVASVDIWGEKRYAMRLWLDPARLAAYQLTPLDVQQALGAQNVELPTGQIEGESIALTVRTMGRLQTVEEFENLIVKRTGDQLVRLGDVGRAELGAENERTVLRRDGTPMVGVVLRPLPGANYIAIADAFYERLGPIRADMPADLRLGIGFDQTTQIRNSIDEVQQTIFLALGLVILVIFLFLRDWRTTLVPIIVIPIALVGSFAVMWLFGFSVNILTLLALVLAIGLVVDDAIVVLENIYAKIEEGDDPVPAGIRGTKEIFFAVIATSLALVSVLLPILFLDGLVGRLFREFGLVLMGAVVISSFVALTLTPMLATKLLKKRETQPWLYRKTEPFFERLTEGYRRSLGAFVARRWAAPAAMAVSVLLVAVLFRALPSELAPLEDRSSLRAFATAPEGATFDYMERYVGRLIGVVEDEVPEVSALITVTSPGFGGRSTNSAFARISLVPPSERARSQQEIADALAAAASGLTDARTFVSQEPTIQVGRGGGLPVQYVLQAPNFEALEATLPVFMERARQQEAFAFVDVNLKFTKPELRVDIDRARAEKVGVSVRDVAQTLQLALSESRLGFFVRNGQQYQVISQVERGDRNETLDLTNLYVRAASGEPVPLDGLVSVTEESTPPQLYRYNRFVSATVSAALAPGVTLEEGLIAMDAVAAEVLPASFATTLAGESRDFRESSGSVFFVFLLALLLIYLVLAAQFESFRDPFTILLTVPLALTGALLFLWYFNQSLNIFSQIGTVMLVGLVTKNAILIVEFANQRRAAGRTKEEAALDAAAARFRPILMTAASTVLGTLPIALALGAGASSRMPMGIAIIGGLVVGTALTLYVIPAVYPYLTRSELAPVLEETYAGDGAADAAEALPSTQPTAS, encoded by the coding sequence ATGACGCTCTACGCGCTCTCCATCCGGCGGCCTGTCTTGGCGACGGTCTTCTCGCTCGCCATCGTGCTGTTCGGGGCGCTCGGGTTCTCCTCGCTCGGCGTGCGCGAGTACCCGGCCGTCGACCCGCCCGTGATCTCGGTCTCGACGAGCTACCGCGGGGCGAACGCCGACGTGATCGACGCCCAGATCACCGAGCCGCTGGAGGAGCAGATCAACGGCATCGACGGCATCCGCACCCTGACGTCGCAGTCGAGCGACGGGTCGAGCAACATCCGGGTCGAGTTCGACCTCGGGACCGACCTCGAGCGCGCGGCCAACGACGTGCGCGACCGCGTCAGCCGCGCCGTCGGCAACCTCCCGCCCGACGCCGACCCGCCGCGCGTGGCGAAGTCCGACGCCGACGGCGACCCCATCGTGTTCCTCAACATCGCCAGCGACGAGCGCAGCCTGCTCGAACTCTCGGACCTCGCGGAGAACCTGTTCAAGGAGCGGCTCCAGACCATCTCCGGCGTGGCGAGCGTGGACATCTGGGGCGAGAAGCGCTACGCGATGCGCCTCTGGCTCGACCCCGCCCGCCTCGCCGCCTACCAGCTCACCCCGCTCGACGTGCAGCAGGCGCTCGGCGCGCAGAACGTGGAGCTGCCGACGGGCCAGATCGAGGGCGAGAGCATCGCCCTCACGGTGCGGACGATGGGGCGCCTCCAGACCGTCGAGGAGTTCGAGAACCTGATCGTCAAGCGCACCGGCGACCAGCTCGTCCGCCTCGGCGACGTGGGCCGCGCCGAACTCGGGGCCGAGAACGAGCGGACCGTCCTCCGGCGCGACGGCACGCCGATGGTCGGGGTCGTACTGCGCCCGCTGCCGGGGGCCAACTACATCGCCATCGCCGACGCCTTCTACGAGCGCCTCGGGCCGATCCGCGCCGACATGCCGGCCGACCTCCGCCTCGGCATCGGGTTCGACCAGACGACCCAGATCCGCAACTCCATCGACGAGGTGCAGCAGACCATCTTCCTCGCGCTCGGCCTCGTGATCCTCGTCATCTTCCTCTTCCTCCGCGACTGGCGCACGACGCTCGTCCCCATCATCGTCATCCCGATTGCGCTCGTCGGGTCGTTCGCGGTGATGTGGCTCTTCGGGTTCTCGGTCAACATCCTGACGCTGCTCGCCCTCGTGCTGGCCATCGGCCTCGTCGTGGACGACGCGATCGTGGTGCTGGAGAACATCTACGCCAAGATCGAGGAGGGCGACGACCCGGTCCCGGCGGGCATCCGGGGGACGAAAGAAATCTTCTTCGCCGTCATCGCGACCTCGCTCGCCCTCGTCTCGGTGCTTCTCCCGATCCTGTTCCTCGATGGGCTGGTCGGGCGGCTCTTCCGCGAGTTCGGCCTCGTGCTGATGGGCGCGGTCGTGATCTCGTCGTTCGTCGCGCTCACGCTCACGCCGATGCTGGCGACGAAGCTCCTCAAGAAGCGCGAGACCCAGCCGTGGCTCTACCGCAAAACCGAGCCGTTTTTCGAGCGGCTGACCGAAGGGTACCGGCGCTCGCTCGGTGCGTTCGTGGCGCGGCGGTGGGCGGCCCCAGCGGCGATGGCGGTGAGCGTGCTCCTCGTCGCGGTGCTCTTCCGGGCGCTGCCGTCGGAGCTAGCCCCCCTCGAGGACCGCAGCAGCCTCCGCGCCTTTGCGACGGCCCCCGAGGGCGCGACGTTCGACTACATGGAGCGCTACGTGGGCCGGCTGATCGGGGTTGTGGAGGACGAGGTGCCGGAGGTGAGCGCGCTCATCACGGTCACCTCGCCCGGCTTCGGCGGGCGCTCGACGAACTCGGCGTTCGCCCGGATCAGCCTCGTCCCGCCGTCCGAGCGCGCGCGCTCGCAGCAGGAGATCGCCGACGCCCTCGCCGCAGCCGCCAGCGGCCTCACCGACGCCCGCACGTTCGTCTCGCAGGAGCCGACGATCCAGGTCGGGCGCGGCGGCGGGCTGCCGGTGCAGTACGTCCTCCAGGCCCCGAACTTCGAGGCCCTCGAAGCCACGCTGCCGGTGTTCATGGAGCGCGCCCGGCAGCAGGAGGCGTTCGCGTTCGTAGACGTGAACCTCAAGTTCACCAAGCCCGAGCTGCGCGTCGACATCGACCGGGCGCGGGCGGAGAAGGTGGGCGTGAGCGTGCGCGACGTGGCGCAGACGCTCCAACTCGCGCTCTCGGAGAGCCGCCTCGGGTTCTTCGTCCGCAACGGGCAGCAGTACCAGGTCATCTCCCAGGTCGAGCGCGGCGACCGCAACGAGACGCTCGACCTGACGAACCTCTACGTCCGCGCCGCGAGCGGCGAGCCGGTCCCGCTCGACGGGCTCGTGTCGGTGACCGAGGAGAGCACGCCGCCCCAGCTCTACCGCTACAACCGGTTCGTCTCGGCGACGGTCAGCGCCGCCCTCGCCCCCGGCGTGACGCTCGAAGAAGGCCTCATCGCGATGGACGCCGTCGCCGCCGAGGTGCTACCGGCGTCCTTTGCGACGACGCTGGCGGGCGAGAGCCGCGACTTCCGCGAAAGCTCGGGCAGCGTGTTCTTCGTCTTCCTCCTCGCCCTGCTGCTGATCTACCTCGTCCTGGCGGCGCAGTTCGAGAGCTTCCGCGACCCGTTCACGATCCTCCTCACCGTCCCGCTCGCCCTCACCGGGGCCCTCCTCTTTCTGTGGTACTTCAACCAGTCGCTCAACATTTTTAGCCAGATCGGAACGGTGATGCTCGTCGGCCTCGTGACGAAGAACGCAATCCTGATCGTCGAGTTTGCGAACCAGCGCCGGGCGGCGGGGCGGACGAAGGAGGAGGCCGCGCTCGACGCCGCCGCGGCGCGCTTCCGCCCGATCCTGATGACGGCGGCCTCGACCGTCCTCGGCACGCTGCCGATTGCGCTCGCGCTCGGGGCCGGGGCCTCCAGCCGGATGCCGATGGGCATCGCCATCATCGGCGGCCTTGTCGTCGGGACGGCACTGACGCTGTACGTGATCCCGGCCGTCTACCCGTACCTCACGCGGAGCGAGCTCGCCCCGGTGCTCGAGGAGACCTACGCTGGCGACGGTGCCGCGGACGCTGCCGAGGCTCTGCCGAGCACGCAACCAACAGCTTCATGA
- a CDS encoding cation:proton antiporter, protein MPLAAAAPPFLVEVAVLIVAGTVVAYAGYRLGLVPIVGFLLTGVLIGPNALGLIEDQEMVDALAEVGVILLLFTIGIEFSLEKLAKIQRLIFGGGGLQVGLTSAAVMGLLMLFGVSWQAGLFTGFLVALSSTAIVLKLLGSRGEMEEPHGQVGLGFLIFQDLAIIVMVLLVPMLAGTGGGALEIAQALGVAALVIAAVLLVARRVMPKVLEIVARTCSQELFLLAVIALCFGTAWLTSLAGVSVALGAFLAGLIVSESRFSEHAFGEIMPLQILFSATFFVSVGMLLDVGFLLSNLPLVLGAVVAVLVIKVLVTGLAARVLGYSMSVSAASALLLAQVGEFSFVLERAGREVGLFPGGIEGTGSQTFIAATVLLMIATPMLATLGTRLGRKMEDQQEAQVAAEIEASEETAGLAEEHAHIENHVIVAGYGRSARRLVRVMRSSGIPHVVVTLSPPRADEAEADGLAVVRGHPARAHTLEAARVYRAKALVIADDDLALAERTVQVARGLNPTMRVFARARYLSDAEALEEVGADQVIAQEFEVVVQLVAGILRDYGIHREEIEGHVEAMREGGYVALRDLADADLAPFVCNLTDGNLDLRHVHVFHGAAAAGSTVGALDLGRYGVEAKMLKRDGAWAKIEDDGLTLQAGDEVKLVGSSGAFAQAAVLFRPEGLGTDAQGTALPDGVRVPSAFQSASRASGDGASGDLRDAPVPAVYGAAWCPLTTGFRAYFDRQGIRHTFHDVEADPAAEEATRAMNEGKLKFPMVVVGDREMKNPTLEELDAALGAVGITAS, encoded by the coding sequence ATGCCCCTCGCCGCTGCCGCCCCGCCCTTCCTCGTCGAAGTCGCCGTCCTCATCGTGGCCGGCACCGTCGTCGCGTACGCCGGCTACCGCCTCGGCCTCGTGCCGATCGTCGGGTTCCTCCTGACCGGCGTGCTCATCGGGCCGAACGCGCTCGGGCTGATCGAAGACCAGGAGATGGTCGACGCCCTCGCCGAGGTCGGGGTGATCCTGCTGCTGTTCACGATCGGGATCGAGTTCTCCCTCGAGAAGCTGGCGAAGATCCAGCGGCTGATCTTCGGCGGCGGCGGGCTCCAGGTCGGGCTGACGAGCGCGGCGGTGATGGGGCTCCTGATGCTCTTCGGGGTGTCGTGGCAGGCGGGACTCTTCACCGGCTTCCTCGTCGCGCTCTCGTCGACCGCGATTGTCCTCAAGCTCCTCGGGAGCCGAGGCGAGATGGAGGAGCCGCACGGGCAGGTCGGGCTCGGCTTCCTCATCTTCCAGGACCTCGCGATCATCGTGATGGTGCTCCTCGTGCCGATGCTCGCCGGGACGGGCGGCGGCGCGCTCGAGATCGCGCAGGCGCTCGGCGTGGCAGCGCTCGTGATCGCGGCCGTGCTGCTCGTCGCGCGGCGCGTGATGCCGAAGGTGCTCGAGATCGTGGCGCGGACGTGCTCGCAGGAGCTGTTCCTGCTCGCCGTGATCGCGCTCTGCTTCGGGACGGCGTGGCTGACGAGCCTCGCGGGCGTCTCGGTCGCGCTCGGGGCGTTCCTCGCGGGGCTGATCGTGAGCGAGTCGCGCTTCAGTGAGCACGCTTTCGGCGAGATCATGCCGCTCCAGATCCTGTTCTCGGCGACCTTCTTCGTCTCGGTCGGGATGCTGCTCGACGTGGGGTTCCTGCTCTCGAACCTCCCGCTCGTGCTCGGGGCCGTGGTGGCGGTGCTCGTCATCAAGGTGCTCGTCACCGGCCTCGCGGCGCGGGTGCTGGGCTACTCGATGTCCGTCTCGGCGGCGAGCGCGCTGCTCTTGGCCCAGGTCGGCGAGTTCTCGTTCGTCCTCGAGCGCGCCGGGCGCGAGGTCGGCCTCTTCCCGGGCGGCATAGAGGGGACCGGCAGCCAGACGTTCATCGCGGCGACGGTGCTCCTGATGATCGCGACCCCGATGCTGGCGACGCTCGGGACGCGCCTCGGGCGGAAAATGGAGGACCAGCAGGAGGCGCAGGTGGCGGCCGAGATAGAGGCGTCGGAGGAGACCGCCGGCCTCGCCGAGGAGCACGCGCACATCGAGAACCACGTCATCGTGGCGGGCTACGGGCGGAGCGCGCGGCGGCTCGTCCGCGTGATGCGCTCGAGCGGCATCCCGCATGTCGTCGTCACGCTCTCGCCGCCGCGCGCCGACGAGGCCGAGGCCGACGGGCTGGCCGTCGTGCGCGGGCACCCGGCGCGGGCCCACACCCTGGAGGCGGCGCGCGTCTACCGCGCCAAAGCCCTCGTCATCGCCGACGACGACCTCGCGCTCGCCGAGCGCACGGTGCAGGTCGCGCGCGGGCTGAACCCGACGATGCGCGTCTTCGCCCGCGCCCGCTACCTCTCCGACGCCGAGGCGCTCGAAGAGGTCGGGGCCGACCAGGTGATCGCGCAGGAGTTCGAGGTCGTCGTCCAGCTCGTCGCCGGAATCCTGCGCGACTACGGCATCCACCGCGAGGAGATCGAGGGCCACGTCGAGGCGATGCGCGAGGGCGGCTACGTCGCGCTCCGCGACCTCGCCGACGCCGACCTCGCCCCGTTCGTCTGCAACCTCACCGACGGCAACCTGGACCTCCGGCACGTCCACGTCTTCCACGGCGCGGCCGCGGCCGGCTCCACGGTCGGCGCGCTCGACCTCGGGCGCTACGGCGTCGAGGCGAAGATGCTCAAGCGCGACGGGGCGTGGGCGAAGATCGAGGACGACGGCCTGACGCTCCAGGCTGGCGACGAGGTCAAGCTCGTCGGCTCGTCCGGTGCCTTCGCCCAGGCCGCGGTCCTCTTCCGACCCGAAGGGTTGGGAACCGACGCGCAGGGCACGGCGCTGCCCGACGGCGTCCGCGTCCCCTCCGCCTTCCAGTCCGCCTCGCGCGCCTCCGGCGACGGAGCCTCGGGCGACCTCCGGGACGCGCCCGTGCCGGCCGTCTACGGCGCGGCGTGGTGCCCGCTCACGACCGGCTTCCGGGCCTACTTCGACCGCCAGGGCATCCGCCACACCTTCCACGATGTCGAGGCCGACCCCGCCGCCGAGGAGGCCACCCGCGCGATGAACGAAGGCAAGCTCAAGTTTCCGATGGTCGTCGTCGGCGACCGCGAGATGAAGAACCCAACGCTCGAAGAACTCGACGCCGCGCTCGGCGCCGTCGGCATCACCGCTTCTTGA
- a CDS encoding FAD-dependent oxidoreductase, whose translation MSKPAVLVVDDDPDVLRAIARDLRRRYGKDYRVLRAASGDEALAALDELKERGDPVALLLSDQRMPRMDGVGFLSEAMKRYPRSKRALLTAYADTEAAISAINQSHVDYYLLKPWDPPEERLYPVLDDLLGDWQAGYRPGYGGVRLVGSRWSAETHALKDFLARNAVPYEFLDAESAEGQALLGGEVSLPLARFPEGDQLEAPTPTDLAERLGLRTSAGSDFYDLAIVGGGPAGLASAVYGASEGLRTVLIEREATGGQAGTSSRIENYLGFPSGLSGADLARRATTQAERFGVEILAPQEVEQLRVDGPYKRLVLSDGSELSCHVLMLATGVSWRKLPAPGADRLAGRGVYYGAAMTEAMSCKGEEVYIVGAGNSAGQAAMYFAEYAARVVMLIRGDDLGKSMSQYLVERIEEHPAIDVMLRTEVGEVCGGEHLERLVLKNNETGGETPADTRYLFVFIGAAPRTDWLDGVVVRDERGFVPTGPDLNAHHLDGWPLEREPYLLETNVPGIFVAGDVRHESVKRVASAVGEGSVAVHFMHRHLATL comes from the coding sequence ATGTCCAAACCTGCTGTTCTCGTCGTCGACGACGACCCGGATGTCCTCCGCGCGATTGCCCGCGACCTCCGCCGCCGCTACGGCAAAGACTACCGCGTCCTCCGCGCCGCCTCCGGCGACGAGGCCCTCGCGGCGCTCGACGAACTGAAGGAGCGCGGCGACCCCGTCGCGCTCCTGCTCTCGGACCAGCGGATGCCGAGGATGGACGGCGTCGGGTTTCTCTCCGAGGCGATGAAGCGCTACCCGCGTAGCAAGCGGGCGCTCCTCACGGCCTACGCCGACACCGAGGCGGCGATCTCGGCGATCAACCAGTCCCACGTCGACTACTACCTCCTCAAGCCGTGGGACCCGCCCGAGGAGCGGCTCTACCCCGTCCTCGACGACCTCCTCGGCGACTGGCAGGCGGGCTACCGGCCTGGCTACGGCGGCGTCCGCCTCGTCGGCAGCCGGTGGTCGGCCGAGACACACGCGCTCAAAGACTTCCTCGCCCGCAACGCCGTCCCGTACGAGTTCCTCGACGCCGAGAGCGCCGAGGGGCAGGCGCTGCTCGGCGGCGAGGTGTCGCTTCCGCTCGCCCGCTTCCCCGAGGGCGACCAGCTCGAAGCGCCGACCCCGACCGACCTCGCCGAGCGGCTCGGCCTGCGGACGAGCGCGGGCAGCGACTTCTACGACCTCGCCATCGTCGGCGGCGGCCCGGCGGGGCTGGCCTCGGCGGTCTACGGCGCGAGCGAGGGGCTGCGCACAGTCCTCATCGAGCGCGAAGCCACCGGCGGGCAGGCCGGGACGAGCAGCCGCATCGAGAACTACCTCGGCTTCCCGTCCGGCCTCTCCGGGGCCGACCTCGCCCGCCGCGCCACGACCCAGGCCGAGCGCTTCGGGGTCGAGATCCTCGCGCCGCAGGAGGTCGAGCAGCTCCGCGTCGACGGGCCGTACAAGCGCCTCGTGCTCTCCGACGGGAGCGAGCTCTCGTGCCACGTCCTGATGCTCGCCACCGGCGTCTCGTGGCGCAAGCTGCCTGCGCCGGGGGCCGACCGCCTCGCGGGTCGCGGGGTCTACTACGGCGCGGCGATGACCGAGGCGATGAGCTGCAAGGGCGAGGAGGTCTACATCGTCGGGGCGGGCAACTCGGCGGGCCAGGCGGCGATGTACTTCGCCGAGTACGCCGCCCGCGTCGTGATGCTGATTCGGGGCGACGACCTCGGCAAGAGCATGAGCCAGTACCTCGTCGAGCGCATCGAGGAGCACCCGGCGATCGACGTGATGCTGCGCACCGAAGTCGGCGAGGTCTGCGGCGGCGAGCACCTCGAGCGGCTCGTCCTGAAGAACAACGAGACAGGCGGTGAGACGCCGGCCGACACGCGCTACCTCTTCGTCTTCATCGGGGCCGCGCCGCGCACCGACTGGCTCGACGGCGTCGTCGTCCGCGACGAGCGCGGCTTCGTCCCGACCGGCCCCGACCTGAACGCGCACCACCTCGACGGCTGGCCGCTGGAGCGCGAGCCGTACCTCCTGGAGACCAACGTCCCCGGCATCTTCGTCGCGGGCGACGTGCGGCACGAGTCCGTCAAGCGGGTCGCCAGCGCCGTCGGCGAGGGGAGCGTGGCGGTTCACTTTATGCACCGGCATCTGGCTACGCTGTGA
- a CDS encoding UBP-type zinc finger domain-containing protein, which translates to MRRARTPLWVCFACGHVGCGGDSPNQYATKHFYATGHALIRSVEPGETWGRCYLDEVAL; encoded by the coding sequence ATGCGGCGTGCTCGCACACCGCTCTGGGTCTGCTTCGCCTGCGGCCACGTCGGCTGCGGCGGCGACTCGCCCAACCAGTACGCCACGAAGCACTTCTACGCGACCGGCCACGCCCTCATCCGCTCCGTCGAGCCGGGCGAGACGTGGGGCCGGTGCTACCTTGATGAAGTCGCGCTGTAG